In Arachis hypogaea cultivar Tifrunner chromosome 2, arahy.Tifrunner.gnm2.J5K5, whole genome shotgun sequence, a genomic segment contains:
- the LOC112733247 gene encoding uncharacterized protein — MVISFFIPKTMALKTNALLLVPLIGGALAYRAVRAAPPKPPVITSSRIRLRDGRHLAYKEFGVPKELAKNKIVFMHGFASSRHDTAIADILRPGVLEELGAYIVSFDRPGYGESDPDPNRTPKSLAFDVEELADKLQLGPKFYAIGYSMGGQAVWGLLKYIPHRLAGATLMTPVTNYWWSGFPSKLSKMAYSKQPRQDQWAVGVAHHLPWLTYWWMTQKWFPASSVLSQNPAILSQQDLSLLFSPNVPPRQYQSQVLQQGESESVCRDMIVGFGNWDFDPFEIENPFPNNEGQVHLWQGEEDKLVPTMLQRYIGQNIPWIKYHELPGSGHMFPLMAEVNEAILRTQLNYRQGLTGLQESKQCL, encoded by the exons ATGGTGATTTCTTTTTTTATCCCCAAAACAATGGCATTAAAAACAAATGCACTTTTGTTGGTTCCATTGATAGGCGGAGCGTTGGCATACCGGGCAGTCCGGGCAGCTCCTCCAAAACCTCCGGTGATTACGTCATCAAGAATAAGGCTGCGAGATGGCAGACATTTGGCGTACAAAGAATTTGGTGTTCCAAAAGAATTGGCCAAGAATAAGATCGTCTTTATGCATGGTTTTGCATCTTCTAGACATGATACTGCCATTGCAGATATCCTTCGTCCG GGTGTTCTTGAGGAACTGGGAGCATACATTGTGTCTTTTGATAGACCAGGATATGGTGAGAGTGATCCGGATCCTAACCGAACTCCGAAAAGCTTGGCTTTTGATGTTGAAGAGCTTGCTGATAAGCTGCAACTTGGACCCAAATTTTATGCCATTGGATACTCCATGGGAGGTCAAGCTGTTTGGGGTCTCCTCAAGTACATTCCTCACAG ACTTGCTGGAGCAACATTGATGACACCCGTGACTAACTATTGGTGGAGTGGCTTCCCTTCCAAGTTATCGAAAATGGCTTATTCCAAACAACCAAGGCAAGATCAATGGGCAGTTGGAGTTGCACATCACCTGCCATGGCTGACATATTGGTGGATGACTCAGAAGTGGTTTCCAGCATCAAGTGTTTTGTCACAGAATCCAGCTATTTTATCTCAGCAAGATTTATCTTTGCTCTTTTCTCCTAACGTTCCACCAAGACAATATCAG TCACAAGTGTTACAACAAGGTGAATCTGAATCTGTTTGCCGAGACATGATCGTTGGATTTGGAAATTGGGATTTTGATCCCTTTGAAATTGAAAATCCTTTTCCAAATAATGAAGGACAAGTTCATCTATGGCAAGGGGAGGAAGATAAACTTGTCCCTACTATGCTACAACGATATATTGGTCAAAACATTCCATGGATTAAATACCATGAATTGCCAGGTTCAGGGCACATGTTTCCGTTAATGGCGGAAGTGAATGAAGCTATTCTCAGAACACAATTA AATTACCGCCAAGGACTTACAGGTTTACAGGAATCGAAGCAATGCCTTTAG